A region of Candidatus Latescibacter sp. DNA encodes the following proteins:
- a CDS encoding ThuA domain-containing protein, which yields MSSNQKTTRRTMLKTGLAAAASTALVVPESEAALPKDIKPKAPGETRVVFLGGDNLHNFLAQEPALRNICTRAGWKFLSAHDARYITPELLRDTDLLMIQRWNGPQPGWVPGPIAEEAGTPDGYMSDELEEAIVDNVRSRGMGFMSLHCTVWAMARKKFTELLGVKATIHGPLQPIHIHNLNQNHPITQGMKEFDLALDENFGAELIDKNAIPLYETTGFLDKRHDIGGWCIEQGKGRVVGLLAGHTYFAYQDPNYLPLYSRGAHWALRKEIPQSRG from the coding sequence TTGTCGTCAAACCAAAAAACAACCCGCCGCACCATGCTTAAGACCGGGCTTGCCGCTGCCGCTTCCACAGCCTTGGTTGTTCCGGAATCCGAGGCGGCCCTGCCGAAGGATATCAAACCCAAGGCGCCGGGCGAAACCAGAGTGGTATTCCTCGGCGGCGACAACCTGCACAATTTTTTGGCGCAGGAACCGGCGCTGCGGAATATCTGCACACGGGCGGGATGGAAATTTCTCTCCGCCCATGACGCCCGGTATATTACCCCCGAACTGCTCCGCGACACCGACCTGCTCATGATCCAGCGCTGGAACGGACCGCAGCCCGGCTGGGTTCCGGGACCGATCGCCGAAGAGGCAGGAACCCCCGACGGCTACATGAGCGACGAGCTGGAGGAGGCTATCGTGGACAATGTCCGGAGCCGTGGGATGGGATTCATGAGCCTTCATTGTACCGTCTGGGCCATGGCCAGAAAGAAGTTCACCGAGCTTCTGGGAGTAAAAGCCACCATTCACGGGCCTCTGCAACCAATTCATATTCACAATCTGAATCAGAATCACCCCATAACCCAGGGAATGAAGGAATTCGACCTGGCGCTGGATGAAAATTTCGGCGCGGAGCTGATCGACAAAAACGCCATACCACTCTATGAAACTACCGGATTTTTGGACAAGCGCCACGATATCGGGGGCTGGTGCATCGAGCAGGGAAAAGGCAGGGTGGTCGGTCTTCTGGCCGGGCATACCTATTTCGCCTACCAGGACCCGAACTACCTGCCGCTCTATTCTCGCGGCGCACACTGGGCGCTCAGAAAGGAAATTCCGCAATCAAGGGGATAA